One segment of Phaeacidiphilus oryzae TH49 DNA contains the following:
- a CDS encoding glycosyltransferase: MRIALVSEHASPLAALGGPDAGGQNVYIAALAHRLAVRGHQVVVYTRRDDPAIPDEVPCEHGYTVSHVRAGPPRALVKDELLPHMPEFGERLGGLWRDAPPDVVHSHYWMSGLAALHAAGPYGVPVVHTYHALGSVKRRHQGSADTSPASRVQLETALGQRCRQVLATCADEVAELTELGVPADRVRVIPCGVDAEHFSPRPTPRQHTGGLLAVGRMVPRKGFDRAVRVLARLPGVELTIAGGPPAAELQNDPEAERLRKLAAEHGVADRVRLLGAVPHEEMPELMSQAALVLSTPVYEPFGIVPLEAMACGTPVVATAVGGQLDTVADGETGLLLPPETGDGELADAVGALLADPRRLAELGAAGRARVLDRFTWQQVAAQVDLAYREVARQPAASHPDGGIR, translated from the coding sequence TTGAGGATCGCCCTGGTGTCCGAGCACGCCAGCCCGCTGGCCGCGCTCGGCGGGCCGGACGCCGGCGGCCAGAACGTCTATATCGCCGCGCTCGCCCACCGACTGGCCGTCCGCGGCCACCAGGTCGTGGTCTACACCCGCCGGGACGACCCGGCGATCCCCGACGAGGTGCCCTGCGAGCACGGCTACACCGTCTCGCACGTCCGGGCGGGACCGCCGCGCGCCCTGGTCAAGGACGAACTCCTGCCGCACATGCCGGAGTTCGGGGAGCGGCTGGGCGGGCTGTGGCGGGACGCCCCGCCCGACGTCGTCCACTCCCACTACTGGATGTCCGGGCTGGCCGCCCTCCACGCCGCCGGGCCGTACGGCGTCCCGGTGGTGCACACCTACCATGCGCTGGGCTCCGTCAAGCGGCGCCACCAGGGCTCCGCGGACACCAGCCCGGCCTCCCGCGTCCAGCTGGAGACCGCGCTCGGGCAGCGCTGCCGGCAGGTCCTGGCGACCTGCGCCGACGAGGTCGCGGAGCTGACCGAGCTGGGCGTCCCCGCCGACCGGGTGCGAGTGATCCCCTGCGGAGTGGACGCCGAGCACTTCTCCCCGCGGCCCACCCCGCGGCAGCACACCGGCGGGCTCCTGGCGGTCGGCCGGATGGTGCCCCGGAAGGGCTTCGACCGGGCCGTCCGGGTACTGGCCCGGCTGCCCGGCGTCGAGCTGACCATCGCCGGCGGACCGCCCGCCGCGGAGCTGCAGAACGACCCGGAGGCCGAGCGGCTGCGGAAGCTCGCGGCGGAACACGGGGTCGCGGACCGGGTGCGGCTGCTCGGCGCCGTACCCCACGAGGAGATGCCCGAACTGATGTCGCAGGCCGCCCTGGTGCTCTCCACCCCGGTCTACGAGCCCTTCGGGATCGTCCCCCTGGAGGCCATGGCCTGCGGCACCCCGGTGGTGGCGACCGCCGTCGGCGGGCAGCTGGACACCGTCGCCGACGGGGAGACCGGGCTGCTGCTCCCCCCGGAGACCGGGGACGGCGAACTGGCCGACGCCGTCGGCGCGCTGCTGGCGGACCCGCGGCGGCTGGCCGAACTGGGCGCCGCCGGACGTGCCCGGGTCCTGGACCGCTTCACCTGGCAGCAGGTGGCCGCGCAGGTCGACCTGGCCTACCGCGAGGTGGCCCGGCAGCCTGCCGCATCGCATCCGGACGGAGGAATCCGATGA
- a CDS encoding glycosyltransferase family 9 protein translates to MLVLRALGLGDLLTGVPALRGLRRAFPDYELVLAAPEQLREVAAEIDAVDSLLPADAPDRGVPSLLHWSKPAPAVAVDLHGNGPESRLALAELRPWRLLASTDPQLTADPPWRAEDHERVRWCRLLAAYRIAADPDDVRLPRPERSPAPGAVVVHPGANAPARRWPVERYAEVVRGLLAALPGRPVVLSGGPGEEPLVRELAGLLPPLPVYCGLPFREFAGLVGQASLLIGTDSGPAHLAVAYGTPSVTLFGPVAPEIWGPPPNGPHRVVYHPGPPGDANGAVPDPCLLDIGADEVLKEALKAAEGAR, encoded by the coding sequence CTGCTGGTGCTCCGCGCCCTCGGCCTGGGCGACCTGCTGACCGGGGTGCCGGCGCTGCGCGGACTGCGCAGGGCCTTCCCCGACTACGAGCTGGTGCTGGCCGCCCCCGAGCAGCTGCGGGAGGTGGCGGCCGAGATCGACGCGGTGGACTCGCTGCTGCCGGCCGACGCCCCGGACCGGGGCGTCCCCTCGCTGCTCCACTGGTCGAAGCCGGCGCCCGCGGTCGCCGTCGACCTCCACGGGAACGGGCCCGAGAGCCGGCTGGCGCTGGCGGAACTGCGCCCCTGGCGGCTGCTGGCCTCCACGGACCCGCAGCTGACGGCGGATCCGCCGTGGCGGGCGGAGGACCACGAGCGGGTCCGCTGGTGCCGGCTGCTCGCCGCCTACCGGATCGCCGCCGACCCGGACGACGTCCGCCTTCCGCGGCCCGAGCGGTCGCCCGCGCCCGGCGCCGTGGTGGTGCATCCCGGGGCCAACGCGCCGGCCAGGCGGTGGCCGGTGGAGCGGTACGCCGAGGTGGTCCGGGGGCTGCTGGCCGCGCTCCCCGGGCGCCCGGTGGTGCTCAGCGGCGGCCCCGGGGAGGAGCCGCTGGTCCGCGAGCTGGCCGGGCTGCTGCCGCCGCTGCCGGTCTACTGCGGTCTGCCGTTCCGGGAGTTCGCCGGGCTGGTCGGGCAGGCCTCGCTGCTGATCGGCACGGACTCCGGACCGGCCCATCTGGCGGTCGCCTACGGCACCCCCTCGGTGACCCTCTTCGGCCCGGTCGCCCCGGAGATCTGGGGACCGCCGCCGAACGGCCCGCACCGGGTGGTCTACCACCCGGGCCCGCCCGGCGACGCCAACGGCGCCGTACCGGACCCCTGCCTGCTGGACATCGGCGCGGACGAGGTGCTCAAGGAGGCGCTGAAGGCCGCCGAGGGCGCCCGGTGA
- a CDS encoding D-sedoheptulose-7-phosphate isomerase, with protein sequence MNPTVHSRHCDELLAALAGFRADCGTVQRWGGELAGRLSGGGRLLAAGNGGSAAQAQHLTAELVGRYREDRPPFSALALHADTSSTTAIANDYGVQEVFARQVLAHGRQDDVLILLSTSGASANLLSAAGAARRCGMRVWSMTGREPNPLAATADSALCVDAESPATVQELHLVAVHMLCEAFDHAVDGSP encoded by the coding sequence ATGAACCCCACCGTGCACTCCCGGCACTGCGACGAACTGCTCGCCGCCCTCGCCGGGTTCCGCGCCGACTGCGGCACCGTCCAGCGCTGGGGCGGCGAGCTCGCCGGGCGGCTGTCCGGCGGGGGGCGGCTGCTCGCCGCCGGGAACGGGGGCAGTGCCGCCCAGGCGCAGCACCTCACCGCCGAACTCGTCGGCCGCTACCGCGAGGACCGCCCGCCGTTCTCCGCCCTGGCCCTCCACGCCGACACCTCCTCCACCACGGCGATCGCCAACGACTACGGGGTGCAGGAGGTGTTCGCCCGGCAGGTGCTCGCCCACGGCCGGCAGGACGACGTACTGATACTCCTCTCCACCAGCGGCGCCAGTGCCAATCTCCTCTCCGCTGCCGGGGCGGCCCGGCGCTGCGGGATGCGGGTCTGGTCGATGACCGGACGCGAGCCCAACCCGCTGGCCGCCACCGCCGACTCGGCGCTGTGCGTGGACGCGGAGAGCCCCGCGACCGTCCAGGAACTCCACCTGGTGGCGGTGCACATGCTCTGTGAGGCCTTCGACCACGCGGTCGACGGCTCCCCCTGA